The nucleotide sequence CGGCCAGGAGCACGCCGAGGGCCGGGATGCGCACGCGCAGGGGCACACGCTCGGCGAGCGGATCGCGGTGCGGTCGTCGCGGCGGCTGACCGGGGAGCAGTCGAACACGTCCATCGTCGGCGAGCTCGAGGACGGCCGTCTCGCCCTCATCAAGGTGTTCCGCGTGGTGCAGGACGGCGAGAACCCCGACGTCTCGACGCTCGCCGCGCTCACCGCCGGCGGATCCAGGCGGACACCCTCCCTGCTCGGCTGGCTCACCGGCAGCTGGCCCACGCCGTCGGGCGGGACCGCATCCGGCGAGCTCGCCCTCATGCAGGATTTCGTGCCGGGCGCGGAGGACGGCTGGGAGCTGGCGGTCAGCGCTGCCGAGCGCGGCGAGGACTTCACCGACCGCGCGTATCAGCTGGGGGCGGGCACCGCGGAGCTGCACCGCCTCATGGCGCGGTCGCTGCCGACGAAGCCGGCGACGAAGGAGGATGTCGCGCTCGCCCTCGACGGCATGTTCCGACGGCTCACGGTCACGACGACCGAGGTGCCGGAGGTCGAGGACCTCCGGGCCGGGATCGCCGCCGTCTACGAGGACGCGGCCGCTGCGCCGCTCCCGCTGCTGCAGCGCATCCACGGCGACCTCCACCTGGGCCAGGTGTTGTACGCGCCCGACCGCGGCTGGCAGTTCATCGACTTCGAGGGGGAGCCGCTGCGCCCGCTCGCCGAGCGCGCCCTGCCCGACGCGACCATGC is from Leifsonia sp. 466MF and encodes:
- a CDS encoding maltokinase N-terminal cap-like domain-containing protein, which gives rise to MTELTELVGTWMRRQRWYSTKNVEPRLRLLASFDAEPVDADVRVVTYFFCDEAPRTPRVYQVPVVARASRDGDEAALIGEAGGRYLYDGPTEEAYVASLVQLMTGQEHAEGRDAHAQGHTLGERIAVRSSRRLTGEQSNTSIVGELEDGRLALIKVFRVVQDGENPDVSTLAALTAGGSRRTPSLLGWLTGSWPTPSGGTASGELALMQDFVPGAEDGWELAVSAAERGEDFTDRAYQLGAGTAELHRLMARSLPTKPATKEDVALALDGMFRRLTVTTTEVPEVEDLRAGIAAVYEDAAAAPLPLLQRIHGDLHLGQVLYAPDRGWQFIDFEGEPLRPLAERALPDATMRDVAGMLRSFDYVAGSLARRETPVDATAWAANGRQSYLDGYASVAGSEVEDFRLLLDAFELDKAVYEIAYEARHRPAWIPIPLSAVQRLLATRVS